The proteins below are encoded in one region of Nitrospirae bacterium YQR-1:
- a CDS encoding M20/M25/M40 family metallo-hydrolase, producing MSTEQILTGCVNTERIIDNFLELTGINSMSFCEQKIGGVLTGKLKELGFSVMLQSYGKSFNLLGYKRGNAAGAMPLILSSHMDTVEPTEGLRVIRENGVIRTDGKTVLGADDKSGIAQILEALRVVQERGLATGDIEVVFTSAEERGLFGAKNLDFSMLKGTHALVLDSSGSVGKVVVSAPTHDAYTMRISGRSAHAGIEPEKGINAIVAAAKIISGLPDGRIDPLTTANIGIIGGGSATNVVPREVTIEGEMRSHSLEAIERLKVTVFDTASRLARKNQVKIQIEDKRHYTGFKISEDDSFVKLIDGAFKKNGIIAEHLVYGGGSDANVFNDRGIKSLVLSTGMQQPHTTEEHIYEKDLTAGAQVVLDAVISFRTYSTCAGLRSI from the coding sequence TTGAGTACAGAGCAGATTCTCACCGGCTGTGTTAACACGGAGCGGATTATTGATAATTTTCTCGAGCTTACCGGTATAAACTCGATGTCGTTTTGTGAACAGAAGATAGGAGGAGTGCTAACCGGAAAGTTAAAAGAGTTAGGATTTTCGGTGATGTTGCAGTCCTACGGCAAGTCTTTTAATCTGCTGGGGTATAAGAGGGGAAACGCCGCCGGAGCGATGCCCCTAATCTTAAGCAGCCACATGGATACGGTAGAGCCGACGGAAGGGCTTAGGGTGATACGGGAAAATGGAGTAATCAGGACAGACGGAAAAACGGTATTAGGAGCAGATGATAAGAGCGGGATAGCACAGATATTGGAGGCACTTAGGGTAGTACAGGAAAGGGGACTTGCCACAGGTGACATAGAGGTTGTGTTTACATCGGCGGAGGAAAGGGGGCTCTTTGGCGCTAAAAATCTTGACTTTAGTATGTTGAAAGGGACACATGCGCTGGTGTTGGACAGCAGCGGCAGTGTCGGCAAGGTAGTAGTGTCCGCACCAACTCATGATGCCTACACAATGCGCATAAGCGGGCGCTCCGCCCATGCCGGCATAGAGCCTGAAAAGGGAATAAATGCGATAGTGGCGGCGGCTAAAATCATTTCCGGGCTGCCCGACGGCAGAATTGATCCGCTCACAACGGCTAACATAGGTATTATCGGTGGAGGCTCGGCCACAAACGTAGTGCCAAGGGAGGTGACCATAGAGGGTGAGATGAGAAGCCACAGCCTTGAAGCCATTGAGCGTTTGAAAGTAACAGTGTTTGATACTGCATCAAGGCTGGCAAGAAAAAATCAGGTAAAAATCCAGATTGAGGATAAGCGCCATTATACAGGATTTAAAATTTCAGAGGATGACTCCTTTGTCAAACTCATAGACGGGGCTTTCAAAAAAAACGGTATAATTGCCGAGCATCTCGTCTATGGAGGCGGCTCAGACGCCAATGTGTTTAACGACAGAGGCATTAAGTCACTGGTGCTTTCAACAGGAATGCAGCAGCCTCATACAACAGAGGAGCATATATATGAGAAGGACCTCACTGCAGGGGCACAAGTAGTCCTTGATGCCGTCATTTCCTTCAGAACTTATTCAACCTGTGCCGGTCTAAGAAGCATATGA
- a CDS encoding Bax inhibitor-1/YccA family protein: MKTYNPALRGNALAKYRGISGYSEVMTIQGAVNKSLLLILILMVSAVWTWNRFYAGGPQAILPFVIIGLIGGLITALVTILKNNWAAATAPVYAVFEGLVIGGVSSLCEAAYPGIAFQAVVLTIGTLVVLLFAYKTGLVRATEKFKSGVIAATGGVFLIYMVSMVLGLFNIRIPFLFSGVIGAGFSLVVTAIAALNLVLDFDLIEQSVKARAPKFMEWYGAFALLVTLVWLYLEILRLLQILREIASGD, from the coding sequence ATGAAGACATATAATCCTGCCCTCAGAGGCAATGCTTTAGCAAAGTATAGAGGTATTTCGGGATATTCCGAGGTAATGACCATACAAGGGGCGGTAAATAAATCGCTGCTTCTGATACTGATTCTAATGGTCTCTGCGGTGTGGACGTGGAACCGGTTTTATGCCGGCGGTCCTCAGGCAATACTGCCATTTGTTATAATCGGGCTCATAGGCGGATTAATCACGGCGCTGGTTACAATATTAAAAAACAACTGGGCGGCGGCAACAGCGCCGGTTTACGCTGTGTTTGAGGGACTTGTCATAGGAGGTGTGTCCTCCTTATGTGAGGCGGCCTATCCAGGAATAGCTTTTCAGGCTGTCGTTCTGACAATCGGCACACTTGTTGTTTTACTGTTTGCATATAAAACAGGATTAGTCAGGGCAACCGAAAAATTTAAATCCGGTGTAATAGCGGCAACAGGAGGCGTATTTTTAATTTACATGGTCTCTATGGTCTTAGGATTGTTTAATATACGCATACCTTTTCTGTTTAGCGGAGTAATCGGTGCCGGCTTCAGCCTTGTCGTTACAGCCATTGCCGCATTAAATCTGGTGCTGGATTTCGACTTAATTGAGCAGTCGGTAAAAGCACGTGCTCCTAAGTTTATGGAATGGTACGGCGCCTTTGCCCTTTTGGTTACACTGGTTTGGCTGTATCTGGAGATATTACGGCTGCTGCAGATACTCAGAGAGATTGCCTCAGGCGATTAG